A single window of Leptolyngbya ohadii IS1 DNA harbors:
- a CDS encoding PAS domain-containing protein, giving the protein MVRATEKLASLLSRPLRQRSVLLLLGFLSLLLAHQTALLFRIQPAVSPWFPPSGVAIVLTLWLGPIGAVLTWIASFIVAPAWGNTEWARFASITDALEPLVAWFLFYRCFQATLSLKQLRNAIAFLISAPLIACGTSAVLGSLALVAFGKMSLASLPATVPHWWTGNAIGTMVIAPVALLFMPQFASRQERQDSSFSFLELPYAEVKPESGLENHSYRWLEVGCVLVSTTLFAILTVQATQVSFLATFQFSLLNIIPILWAVARFGIGGSLLTASYSVIVTLLAYLWVYPNAIALPAFPVSPELLYTHKLSLLMQAAVALIAGTAITERSAIQAALQVEKIKHAETESRARLSEELRRQKQELKTLLENSPDIIARVDREFRHVYVSPVIEEITGIPAKQFVGRTNRDLGFPEEICQAWEADLRAVFTTGQRRTAEFSFPLAEGGLRYYESRLIPELAADGSVQSVLGITRDVTDLKQVERSLRLANEQFRLASEAVNSAIYDWDIQQNRVERTSGMDRVFGYTPEDTQSTGEWYLTLIHPDDIGWVRERVQALFATGEHYYLEYRVRNRQGNYIHVADQGLVIRDHAGEVIRVVGSVADISEQTRLEAERRQVEAALQESEKRYRDLAEAMPQMVWMADATGAVTYWNQRWYAYTGIEETASLGLSGIETVHPDDRDRTLHQWNEAIRAGKTFEVEYRIRRLDGVYRWFISRAIPLRDSQGQIMTWIGTITDIEDQKRTQAELHQSKEQLSLALAAAQAGTWQWFKADNRTLWSDENFRLLGYEPGSVSSTYETWLNAVHPDDREMVQQAVNRAIEEQSLLYFEYRVSLPDGSERWLADRGQITHDAAGKPDGMIGIQIDITQRKQAEIALNQSQERLTLAMEAARMGSWDWNVQTGEVYWSPNLERLFGMAPGQFDGRYETVMAMIHPDDRQMVQQAVHHAIYGHQDYNIEFRFIKPDGTMRWAIGCGQVFYSATGVPLQMAGVDLDISERKQAELERAQLLEREQVARQQAESASRMKDEFLAIVSHELRSPLNGILGWSRLLRTRALDPNTTEKALASIERNAQAQTQLIEDLLDISRIIRGAVRLNVQPVSLIPIVHASLDTVRPTAEAKSIQLLAELDPSVGLLSGDADRLQQIIWNLLSNAVKFTPNGGRVRIQLRQGVGSGEWEGGKNREATEPGSREPGENW; this is encoded by the coding sequence ATGGGCACGCTTTGCCAGCATCACGGATGCCCTTGAACCCCTGGTTGCCTGGTTTCTCTTTTACCGCTGTTTTCAAGCTACTCTCTCGCTGAAACAGCTCCGCAATGCGATCGCCTTTCTGATCAGTGCCCCTCTGATTGCCTGCGGCACCTCTGCCGTTTTGGGAAGTCTGGCACTGGTGGCGTTTGGAAAGATGAGTTTGGCAAGCCTGCCGGCTACAGTTCCCCACTGGTGGACGGGAAATGCGATCGGGACGATGGTGATTGCGCCTGTTGCCCTGCTGTTTATGCCCCAGTTTGCCTCCCGGCAGGAAAGGCAGGATTCATCTTTCTCTTTCTTGGAGCTGCCCTATGCTGAGGTTAAGCCAGAATCAGGGCTAGAAAACCATTCGTATCGTTGGCTCGAAGTTGGCTGCGTGCTGGTCAGTACGACTCTTTTTGCGATTTTGACCGTCCAGGCGACACAGGTTAGCTTCCTGGCGACGTTCCAGTTTTCTTTGCTCAATATCATTCCTATCCTGTGGGCAGTGGCTCGATTTGGAATCGGCGGCAGTCTTTTGACCGCAAGCTATAGCGTGATCGTGACCCTGCTTGCCTATTTGTGGGTTTATCCCAATGCGATCGCCCTTCCTGCTTTTCCTGTCAGCCCTGAGCTGCTGTACACCCATAAACTGAGTTTGTTGATGCAGGCTGCGGTTGCTCTGATTGCCGGAACCGCAATTACGGAGCGATCGGCGATTCAGGCTGCCCTTCAGGTCGAGAAAATTAAACATGCGGAAACCGAATCCCGTGCCCGACTGAGCGAAGAGCTGCGGCGACAAAAACAGGAACTCAAAACGCTGCTGGAAAATTCTCCTGACATTATTGCGCGGGTCGATCGCGAGTTCCGCCACGTTTACGTTAGTCCTGTGATTGAAGAAATTACGGGCATTCCCGCCAAACAGTTTGTGGGCAGAACCAATCGAGACCTCGGTTTTCCCGAAGAAATTTGTCAAGCCTGGGAAGCGGATTTACGGGCTGTTTTTACGACGGGGCAGCGCAGAACGGCTGAATTTAGCTTTCCCTTGGCTGAGGGTGGCTTGCGCTATTACGAATCGCGCCTGATTCCGGAACTGGCAGCAGATGGCTCGGTACAGTCGGTGCTGGGAATTACCCGCGATGTCACTGATCTCAAGCAGGTGGAACGATCGCTGCGGCTGGCGAATGAGCAGTTCCGGTTAGCATCCGAGGCAGTTAATTCTGCGATCTATGACTGGGATATCCAGCAGAATCGAGTTGAGCGCACCAGCGGCATGGATCGGGTCTTCGGCTACACTCCCGAAGATACGCAGTCTACGGGAGAATGGTATCTGACACTGATTCATCCCGACGATATTGGATGGGTCAGGGAGCGGGTGCAGGCACTCTTTGCCACGGGCGAGCATTACTACCTGGAGTACCGCGTGCGGAATCGGCAGGGGAACTATATCCATGTTGCCGACCAGGGTTTGGTGATTCGCGATCATGCCGGAGAAGTGATCCGTGTGGTGGGCAGTGTAGCAGATATCAGCGAGCAGACGCGACTGGAAGCCGAACGCAGACAGGTTGAAGCTGCCTTGCAGGAAAGCGAAAAACGCTATCGCGATCTGGCAGAAGCGATGCCCCAGATGGTGTGGATGGCGGATGCGACGGGGGCTGTCACCTACTGGAACCAGCGCTGGTATGCCTACACGGGCATTGAAGAAACGGCGTCTCTAGGATTGTCAGGGATCGAGACTGTCCATCCAGACGATCGCGATCGCACCCTGCACCAGTGGAATGAGGCAATTCGCGCCGGAAAAACCTTTGAAGTGGAGTACCGCATCCGTCGTCTGGATGGTGTCTACCGCTGGTTTATTAGCCGTGCCATCCCCCTGCGAGACAGCCAGGGACAAATTATGACCTGGATTGGCACCATTACCGATATCGAAGATCAAAAGCGAACTCAGGCAGAACTGCACCAGAGCAAGGAACAGCTATCCCTGGCGCTAGCAGCAGCTCAGGCAGGCACCTGGCAGTGGTTCAAGGCAGATAATCGCACCCTCTGGTCGGATGAGAATTTCCGCTTGCTGGGCTACGAGCCAGGATCGGTTTCGTCTACCTATGAAACCTGGCTGAATGCGGTGCATCCGGACGATCGGGAAATGGTACAGCAGGCAGTGAATCGGGCGATCGAGGAGCAAAGTCTGCTGTACTTTGAATATCGCGTGTCTCTTCCGGATGGCTCGGAACGATGGCTGGCGGATCGGGGACAGATCACCCACGACGCAGCAGGTAAACCCGACGGCATGATTGGGATTCAGATTGACATCACGCAGCGGAAGCAAGCCGAGATTGCGCTGAATCAAAGCCAGGAGCGACTGACACTGGCAATGGAAGCGGCGCGTATGGGCAGCTGGGACTGGAATGTTCAGACGGGTGAGGTGTACTGGTCGCCCAATCTGGAACGGCTGTTCGGTATGGCTCCCGGTCAGTTTGACGGACGCTACGAAACGGTGATGGCAATGATTCACCCGGACGATCGCCAGATGGTGCAGCAGGCGGTTCATCACGCCATCTACGGGCATCAGGACTACAACATTGAGTTTCGCTTTATCAAACCCGATGGCACAATGCGCTGGGCGATCGGCTGTGGGCAAGTCTTTTACAGCGCAACGGGTGTGCCGCTCCAGATGGCAGGCGTGGATCTGGACATTTCAGAGCGCAAACAGGCAGAACTCGAACGGGCACAGCTGCTCGAACGGGAACAGGTAGCCCGCCAGCAGGCAGAATCCGCTAGCCGAATGAAAGATGAATTTCTGGCAATCGTTTCCCACGAACTGCGATCGCCGCTGAATGGCATTCTGGGCTGGTCGCGGCTGCTCCGAACCCGTGCGCTTGATCCCAACACCACGGAAAAAGCTCTTGCCTCGATTGAGCGGAATGCCCAGGCACAAACCCAGCTCATCGAAGATCTGCTCGACATCTCCCGGATTATTCGCGGTGCGGTACGGCTAAACGTCCAGCCCGTGAGTCTCATCCCCATTGTTCACGCCTCTCTGGACACGGTGCGTCCTACCGCCGAAGCCAAATCCATCCAGCTGCTTGCCGAGCTTGACCCCAGCGTGGGTCTACTTTCTGGCGATGCCGATCGCCTCCAGCAAATTATCTGGAACCTGCTCTCAAACGCCGTCAAATTCACCCCAAATGGGGGACGGGTGAGGATTCAGCTGCGGCAGGGAGTGGGGAGTGGGGAATGGGAAGGAGGGAAGAACCGGGAAGCAACGGAGCCGGGGAGCAGGGAGCCGGGGGAGAATTGGTAA
- a CDS encoding ATP-binding response regulator, with translation MTVTDTGRGISPEFLPHVFDRFRQADATTTRTQGGLGLGLAIVRSLVELHGGTIWAESDGEGQGATFVVELPLLTHAYVSQDAEQANSCLNSLRSTSSASLEQVRVLIVDDEADTRDFLAAALEQFGARVTIATSATEAFSLFQQNPPDILLSDIGMPEEDGYRLIQRIRDLPPERGGQVPAAALTAYVRGDDRLHALRAGFQMHIPKPIEPLQLLQVIAQLISSRPSASIN, from the coding sequence ATCACCGTCACCGACACGGGTAGGGGAATCAGCCCCGAATTTCTGCCCCATGTGTTCGATCGCTTCCGGCAGGCAGATGCAACCACAACGCGCACGCAGGGCGGACTGGGACTGGGGCTGGCGATCGTCCGCAGTTTGGTGGAGCTGCACGGAGGCACCATTTGGGCGGAGAGTGACGGGGAAGGGCAGGGCGCGACCTTTGTGGTGGAACTGCCGCTGTTGACCCATGCCTATGTGTCCCAGGATGCTGAACAGGCGAATTCCTGCTTGAACTCCCTGCGATCGACCAGTTCGGCTTCGCTGGAACAAGTTCGAGTGCTGATTGTGGACGATGAAGCCGATACGCGAGATTTTTTAGCGGCGGCGCTGGAGCAGTTTGGCGCAAGGGTGACGATCGCGACCTCCGCCACGGAAGCCTTTTCGCTGTTTCAGCAAAACCCGCCGGATATTCTGCTGAGCGATATTGGGATGCCGGAGGAAGATGGCTACAGGCTGATTCAGCGAATTCGCGACCTGCCGCCAGAACGGGGAGGACAGGTTCCCGCTGCTGCTTTAACTGCCTATGTGCGAGGGGACGATCGCCTCCATGCACTCCGGGCAGGCTTTCAAATGCATATTCCAAAGCCGATCGAACCGCTCCAGCTGCTCCAGGTCATCGCTCAACTGATAAGTTCCCGCCCCAGCGCGTCTATTAATTAA
- a CDS encoding amylo-alpha-1,6-glucosidase produces MTVFSIGILNRIGTMPEIVDLDGRTFIPAEQLDIPEWGCVATKRMQPTLTLKDDDLFLITDTLGNISGCLDDEASASLGFFCRDTRFLSRLELQIEGRAPVFLSSTAQKGFALSVQCANPYVEDKLQAETIGIQREIALNGALFEDLTVTNYSRSAAELELSISFDADFADLFQIRGFTREHQGKLLRRVKSTNDEDLATLQALAMETGELTLAYQGLDGAVAESRIQFLHRKPDRFKGYTALWNLKLQPHETLHLGYRLQPWLGNQPASVVNPPMTLKQALAAESVEEQHWCDAATRIRSDNRAFNQVIERAEQDIYLLRQSFGKGKVLAAGIPWFSTLFGRDSIIAAMQTLVLDPKIAYNTLQTLAHYQGKVDDEWREEEPGKILHELRLGEMARCGEVPHTPYYGTVDATPLWLMLYADYYAWTHDRETLEQLWDNALAAMDWIDRNCRETGYLAYARKSHRGLRNQGWKDSEDCIVDRRGELAKGSIALSEVQGYVYAAKVKLSDIARIKERNDLADRWLADAKALKERFNRDFWVKDQGYCAIALDGNGSAVDGISSNPGHCLNLGILELDNALSVAERLGAPDMFNGWGIRTLSSLSPAYNPMGYHIGSVWPHDNGLIALGLRSLGLVDQALEVAQGIIDMTLQQPYQRPPELFCGYERTPDNSPIRYPVACSPQAWASGAIFQFLQIMVNLVPDAPGNTLRIVDPALPESVHNLSVHNLRIGQTVLDLDFERSDGTTACRVTRKRGNLRVVIEA; encoded by the coding sequence ATGACCGTATTCTCGATCGGAATTCTCAACCGGATTGGAACTATGCCAGAGATTGTTGATTTAGACGGACGCACCTTTATTCCGGCAGAACAGCTCGACATTCCCGAATGGGGCTGTGTGGCAACGAAGCGAATGCAGCCCACGCTGACGCTCAAGGATGATGACCTGTTTCTCATTACCGACACACTGGGCAATATTTCCGGCTGTCTGGACGATGAGGCGAGTGCCAGTCTGGGATTTTTCTGCCGCGATACCCGCTTTCTCAGTCGGCTGGAACTCCAGATCGAAGGGCGTGCCCCCGTGTTTCTCAGCAGTACGGCGCAAAAAGGGTTTGCCCTCTCCGTCCAGTGTGCCAATCCCTACGTGGAAGACAAGCTCCAGGCAGAGACGATCGGTATCCAGCGGGAAATTGCCCTCAACGGTGCCCTGTTTGAAGATCTAACTGTCACCAACTACAGCCGCAGCGCTGCGGAACTGGAGCTATCCATCAGCTTCGATGCTGACTTTGCCGACCTGTTCCAAATTCGCGGCTTTACCCGTGAGCATCAGGGCAAGCTATTGCGGCGTGTCAAGTCTACCAATGATGAGGATCTGGCGACCCTGCAAGCCCTCGCGATGGAAACCGGAGAACTCACCCTCGCCTATCAGGGACTCGATGGGGCAGTGGCAGAATCGCGGATTCAGTTTCTCCACCGCAAGCCCGATCGCTTTAAGGGCTATACCGCCCTGTGGAATCTCAAACTCCAGCCCCACGAAACTCTGCATTTGGGCTATCGGCTCCAGCCCTGGTTAGGCAATCAGCCCGCCTCGGTGGTGAATCCGCCCATGACGCTAAAACAGGCACTCGCCGCCGAATCCGTGGAGGAACAGCACTGGTGCGATGCTGCCACCCGCATTCGATCGGATAATCGGGCGTTTAATCAGGTGATCGAACGGGCAGAGCAGGATATCTATCTGCTGCGGCAGAGCTTCGGCAAGGGTAAAGTCCTGGCTGCGGGAATTCCCTGGTTCTCGACGCTGTTTGGGCGGGATTCGATCATTGCCGCCATGCAAACCTTGGTCCTCGATCCAAAAATCGCCTATAACACGCTGCAAACCCTCGCCCATTACCAGGGCAAAGTCGATGACGAGTGGCGCGAAGAGGAACCAGGCAAAATTCTGCATGAACTGCGCTTAGGCGAAATGGCACGCTGCGGCGAAGTCCCCCATACGCCCTACTACGGCACGGTAGACGCGACTCCCCTCTGGCTGATGCTCTACGCCGACTACTACGCCTGGACGCACGATCGCGAAACCCTGGAACAGCTCTGGGACAATGCCCTGGCTGCAATGGACTGGATCGATCGAAACTGTCGCGAAACTGGCTATCTGGCTTATGCCCGCAAATCCCACCGGGGGCTGCGAAACCAGGGCTGGAAGGACTCCGAGGACTGCATTGTCGATCGGCGCGGCGAACTGGCAAAAGGATCGATCGCCCTTTCAGAAGTGCAGGGATACGTCTACGCCGCAAAGGTAAAACTCAGCGACATCGCCCGGATTAAGGAACGCAATGACTTAGCCGATCGCTGGCTGGCGGACGCCAAAGCACTCAAAGAACGATTCAACCGCGACTTCTGGGTGAAGGATCAGGGCTATTGCGCGATCGCCCTCGATGGCAACGGCAGTGCGGTAGACGGCATCTCCTCGAATCCGGGACACTGCTTGAACCTGGGAATTTTAGAACTGGACAACGCCCTCAGCGTTGCGGAAAGACTGGGTGCACCGGATATGTTTAACGGTTGGGGCATTCGCACCCTCAGCAGCCTCTCGCCTGCCTATAACCCAATGGGCTATCACATCGGCTCCGTCTGGCCCCACGACAACGGCTTGATCGCCCTCGGACTGCGATCGCTCGGCTTGGTGGATCAGGCACTCGAAGTCGCCCAGGGCATTATTGACATGACGTTGCAGCAGCCCTACCAGCGTCCGCCGGAACTCTTCTGCGGCTACGAACGCACGCCGGACAATAGCCCGATCCGCTATCCGGTTGCCTGTTCGCCCCAGGCATGGGCTTCGGGAGCCATCTTCCAATTCCTGCAAATTATGGTCAACCTTGTGCCCGACGCACCGGGGAACACCCTGCGAATCGTTGATCCTGCCCTGCCCGAATCCGTCCACAATCTTTCGGTGCATAATCTCCGTATCGGACAAACTGTGCTAGATCTTGATTTTGAGCGCTCGGACGGAACCACTGCCTGCCGGGTGACGCGGAAGCGGGGCAATCTCCGGGTAGTGATTGAGGCATAG
- a CDS encoding alpha-1,2-fucosyltransferase — translation MISFSKLGNYGRLGNQLFQYAFLRVTARRLGTQFYCPKWDGDEIFKLHDEDERSDAPRGIIHHFNPHPAGGFVPEALTIADHTEIEGYFQSEQYYPDKPLVRQWYSFREEIVSKVEQLYGEVLQEDCVSFSLRLDSDYGSTREYFPLYPLSYYQNSLKVIKPQGVILVFADRPDLARDFLRPLADQRFVFVDNLNPAEQLYLMTRCRANVITNSTFAWWGAWLNSHPQKVVVVPSAWCRPGVPNPIEGILCDDWVKIPGTHPVLDHFQVWRLTHPVSTVNRVITRVAQKLDKRAS, via the coding sequence GTGATTTCGTTCTCGAAGTTAGGTAACTACGGCAGATTGGGAAACCAGCTCTTTCAATATGCTTTTCTGCGGGTGACAGCCCGACGGCTCGGAACGCAGTTCTATTGCCCGAAATGGGACGGTGACGAGATTTTTAAGCTGCACGACGAGGACGAACGATCGGACGCGCCCCGTGGGATTATTCACCATTTCAATCCCCATCCTGCGGGGGGCTTTGTGCCCGAAGCGCTGACAATCGCTGACCACACGGAAATTGAGGGCTACTTTCAGTCGGAACAATACTATCCCGACAAGCCGCTTGTGCGGCAGTGGTACAGCTTCCGCGAGGAGATTGTATCGAAGGTCGAACAGCTCTATGGGGAAGTGTTGCAAGAGGACTGCGTTAGCTTTTCGCTTCGCTTAGACAGCGACTACGGCAGCACGCGAGAATACTTTCCGCTGTACCCGCTTTCCTACTATCAAAATTCCCTGAAAGTGATTAAGCCCCAGGGTGTGATTCTCGTTTTTGCCGATCGCCCTGACCTTGCAAGAGATTTTCTGCGTCCGCTGGCAGATCAGCGATTCGTGTTTGTCGATAATCTGAATCCGGCGGAGCAGCTTTATCTGATGACCCGCTGCCGCGCCAATGTGATTACGAATTCGACCTTTGCCTGGTGGGGGGCATGGCTCAACTCCCATCCGCAGAAAGTTGTCGTGGTGCCGTCTGCCTGGTGCCGTCCGGGGGTGCCAAATCCGATCGAGGGAATTTTGTGCGACGACTGGGTAAAAATTCCGGGCACGCATCCCGTACTGGATCACTTCCAGGTTTGGCGGCTCACCCATCCGGTTTCAACGGTGAATCGGGTGATAACCCGCGTTGCCCAGAAATTAGACAAGCGGGCATCGTAA
- a CDS encoding GerMN domain-containing protein: protein MRDNHASTPESTASRRLPIGIIAGFTAIGLAIGGGVAWWNRQSAPQANAPVSTAVSPSPQTSPAQEQTVQVYWLKTNSDKIELAPAPVSVPAGQPDTTLKAAFETMLKGSPDATLTSTVPQGTRLLGLEVKPDGVHVNLSQEFTSGGGSASMQGRLGQVIYTATAIDPNAKVWLSVEGKPLDVLGGEGLLVNQPTSRSDFEQNFNL from the coding sequence ATGCGAGACAATCACGCTTCAACCCCAGAATCTACCGCATCGCGTCGGCTACCAATCGGCATTATTGCGGGCTTTACAGCGATCGGGCTGGCGATCGGCGGTGGGGTTGCCTGGTGGAATCGTCAATCGGCACCCCAAGCCAATGCCCCTGTCTCGACGGCAGTTTCTCCCTCTCCGCAAACCAGTCCCGCTCAGGAGCAAACGGTTCAGGTCTACTGGCTGAAAACCAACAGCGACAAAATTGAACTCGCGCCCGCCCCGGTCAGCGTTCCGGCAGGACAGCCTGATACCACGCTCAAAGCTGCCTTTGAAACGATGCTGAAAGGCTCCCCCGATGCAACCCTCACTTCCACCGTGCCCCAGGGAACGCGCCTGCTGGGTCTAGAAGTTAAACCGGATGGCGTTCACGTCAACCTCTCCCAGGAATTTACCTCCGGCGGCGGCAGTGCCTCTATGCAGGGCAGACTCGGACAGGTGATTTACACCGCAACGGCGATCGACCCCAACGCAAAAGTCTGGCTCTCCGTGGAAGGCAAACCGCTGGACGTGCTGGGCGGCGAAGGACTCCTGGTGAATCAGCCGACAAGTCGATCGGACTTCGAGCAGAATTTTAATTTGTAA
- a CDS encoding cation-translocating P-type ATPase encodes MTTEVSPSQTPLWYTLQTDKSVELLGSDRQTGLSSEEAVQRQQQYGLNELEETGGRSSWEILLDQFKNIMLIMLIAVAIISGVLEVIDLRSGNAPSDGIPFKDTIAILSIVILNGILGYVQESRAEKALAALKNLASPRVRVLRDGRISEIDAKDLVPGDVMLVEAGVQISADGRLLEAANLQVREAALTGEAHAVVKQASAELPQDASLGDRLNMVFQGTEVVNGRGNVLVTATGMRTELGKIATLLQGVESEPTPLQQRMDQLSKVLVSGALALVAIVVVGGVLARGFGQLREFLEVSLSMAVAVVPEGLPAVITVTLALGTQRMVRRHALIRKLPAVETLGSVTTICSDKTGTLTQNKMVVQSVHPLASSLEVTGEGYIPEGQFFHPGETSPVTAPDRADLQALLLACVLCNDAALQKEKGDWAIIGDPTEGALLVVGGKANLLKEPLNNQLPRVNEYPFSSERKRMSVVVKDATGEMHRQFPALLSQDAPMVMFCKGSPELVLERCYQVMIDDRVEDLTEAQRQQILEQNNQLAGRGLRVLGFAAKPLTQMPPDDEDKAEQGMIWLGLVDMLDAPRPEVRDAVARCRTAGIRPVMITGDHQLTARAIAEDLGIAYPGDEVLTGRELERMDKAELEQAVDRVGIYARVAPEHKLRIVQALQNRGKIAAMTGDGVNDAPALKQADIGIAMGITGTDVSKEASDMVLLDDNFATIVSAVEEGRVVYTNIRRFIKYILGSNIGEVLTIAASPLLVSGGVPLTPLQILWMNLVTDGLPALALAVEPAEPNVMRRPPHDPKESIFARGLGMYMVRIGIVLAIIAISLMVWAYNYSQGNGDPQRWKTMVFTTLCLAQMGHALAIRSNSRLTIELNPFTNPFLLLAVGLTSALQLLLIYVPPLRDFFGTHYLTPFELLVCIGFSSLMFVWVELEKLFFRLYFKNREEKVRSQ; translated from the coding sequence ATGACTACCGAAGTTTCGCCTTCTCAAACGCCGCTCTGGTACACCCTGCAAACCGATAAATCAGTTGAGCTATTGGGAAGCGATCGCCAGACGGGATTATCTTCCGAGGAAGCTGTGCAGCGGCAGCAGCAGTACGGTCTTAATGAGCTAGAGGAAACGGGGGGGCGTAGTTCCTGGGAGATCCTGCTGGATCAGTTCAAGAACATCATGCTGATCATGCTGATCGCTGTGGCAATCATTTCCGGCGTGCTGGAGGTGATCGATCTGCGATCGGGCAATGCACCCAGTGACGGAATTCCCTTTAAAGACACCATTGCAATTCTGTCGATCGTCATCCTCAACGGCATTCTGGGCTATGTGCAGGAAAGCCGCGCCGAAAAAGCCCTGGCAGCCCTCAAGAATCTGGCTTCTCCCCGTGTGCGGGTGCTGCGCGACGGCAGAATCAGCGAAATCGATGCGAAGGATCTCGTTCCTGGCGATGTCATGCTGGTTGAGGCAGGGGTGCAAATTTCGGCGGATGGTCGGCTGTTGGAGGCAGCAAACCTGCAAGTTAGAGAAGCGGCACTCACGGGAGAAGCACACGCAGTCGTCAAGCAGGCAAGTGCAGAACTACCTCAGGATGCGTCTCTGGGCGATCGGCTGAATATGGTGTTCCAGGGAACCGAAGTCGTCAACGGACGGGGGAATGTCCTGGTTACGGCGACGGGGATGCGAACGGAACTGGGCAAAATTGCAACGTTGCTTCAGGGCGTTGAATCTGAGCCGACTCCCCTTCAGCAGCGGATGGATCAGTTGAGTAAGGTGCTGGTGTCAGGGGCGCTGGCACTGGTGGCGATCGTCGTGGTTGGCGGTGTTCTGGCGAGGGGCTTTGGTCAACTGCGCGAATTTCTGGAAGTGTCCCTCAGTATGGCGGTGGCGGTGGTGCCGGAAGGTCTGCCTGCGGTGATTACCGTAACCCTGGCTCTGGGGACTCAGCGAATGGTGCGTCGTCATGCCCTGATCCGCAAACTGCCCGCTGTAGAAACCCTTGGCTCCGTAACTACCATCTGCTCCGACAAAACGGGCACCCTGACCCAAAACAAAATGGTGGTTCAGTCCGTCCATCCCCTTGCCAGTTCGCTGGAGGTCACAGGGGAAGGCTACATTCCCGAAGGGCAGTTCTTCCATCCCGGTGAAACAAGTCCGGTGACGGCTCCCGATCGCGCTGACCTTCAAGCCCTGCTGCTGGCTTGCGTGCTGTGTAACGATGCTGCTCTGCAAAAGGAAAAGGGCGACTGGGCAATTATTGGCGACCCGACGGAAGGAGCGCTGCTGGTGGTGGGCGGGAAGGCAAACCTGCTGAAGGAACCCCTGAATAATCAGTTGCCCCGCGTGAACGAGTATCCTTTCTCCTCGGAACGGAAGCGGATGAGCGTGGTGGTCAAGGATGCGACGGGAGAAATGCACCGTCAGTTTCCTGCCCTGCTGTCCCAGGATGCGCCGATGGTGATGTTCTGCAAAGGATCGCCGGAACTGGTGCTGGAGCGATGCTACCAGGTGATGATTGACGATCGCGTTGAAGACCTCACTGAGGCTCAGCGTCAGCAAATTCTGGAGCAAAACAATCAGCTTGCCGGACGCGGCTTACGAGTCCTGGGATTTGCCGCCAAACCCCTCACCCAAATGCCCCCCGACGACGAGGACAAAGCCGAACAGGGCATGATCTGGCTGGGCTTAGTCGATATGCTGGATGCCCCCCGACCCGAAGTACGGGATGCGGTGGCTCGCTGTCGGACGGCAGGCATTCGTCCTGTCATGATTACGGGCGACCATCAGCTTACTGCTAGAGCCATTGCCGAAGATCTGGGCATTGCCTATCCGGGGGATGAAGTCCTGACCGGGCGAGAACTGGAGCGCATGGATAAGGCAGAGTTAGAACAGGCAGTCGATCGCGTCGGCATCTATGCCCGTGTTGCGCCAGAACACAAGCTGCGAATCGTGCAGGCACTCCAGAATCGCGGCAAAATCGCGGCAATGACGGGAGACGGGGTGAACGATGCTCCGGCTCTGAAGCAGGCAGATATCGGGATTGCAATGGGCATCACCGGAACGGATGTCAGCAAAGAAGCCAGCGATATGGTGCTGCTGGACGACAACTTTGCCACGATCGTCTCTGCCGTGGAAGAAGGACGGGTGGTTTACACGAATATTCGCCGCTTTATCAAATACATTCTCGGATCGAACATTGGCGAGGTACTGACGATCGCCGCTTCCCCCCTGCTCGTATCCGGTGGCGTTCCCCTGACTCCTTTGCAGATCCTCTGGATGAACCTCGTCACCGACGGTTTGCCTGCCCTTGCCCTCGCCGTGGAACCTGCGGAACCAAACGTGATGCGCCGTCCTCCCCACGACCCAAAGGAAAGCATCTTTGCGCGAGGCTTGGGGATGTACATGGTGCGAATTGGGATTGTGCTGGCGATTATCGCGATCTCGCTCATGGTCTGGGCATACAACTACAGCCAGGGCAACGGCGATCCTCAACGCTGGAAAACGATGGTCTTTACCACCCTCTGTCTGGCGCAAATGGGTCACGCTCTCGCAATTCGATCGAATTCCCGTTTGACGATCGAGCTAAATCCGTTTACCAATCCCTTCCTGCTGCTGGCGGTGGGGTTAACCAGTGCGCTTCAGCTTTTGCTGATCTATGTGCCGCCCCTGCGCGACTTCTTTGGCACCCACTACCTCACCCCGTTTGAGCTACTGGTTTGTATTGGCTTCAGTTCGCTGATGTTTGTCTGGGTGGAATTAGAAAAACTGTTCTTCCGGCTGTACTTCAAAAATCGGGAAGAGAAGGTGCGATCGCAGTAG